The following proteins are co-located in the Haliotis asinina isolate JCU_RB_2024 chromosome 13, JCU_Hal_asi_v2, whole genome shotgun sequence genome:
- the LOC137260283 gene encoding E3 SUMO-protein ligase ZBED1-like — protein MGHLMGVCRSAEGVSPGGIYMGHLMEVCRSAEGVSPGGIHMGHLMGVCRLGQGVSPGGIYMGHLMGVCRSAEGVSLGGIYMGHLMGVCRSAEGVTPGGIHMGHFMGVCHLGEGVSPGGIYMGHLIWVCCLGQGVSPGGIHMGHLMGVCRLGSAKASSLLQSKAHMLGLPSHKLVIDVVTRWNSYDMLQRYLEMQLAVITTLRSKELGPPKDLNTISDEDLTLMEELVNFLQPIKEITVLMCYESCPIISIIQPIQHRLLQSVLIQKEDDSPPIRDMKKIMMDDLSNRYTVQKDMLSLASAIDPRFKILPYFNAEERFDVYSKLTTQVAAMWDSVPQGVKVKTEPDAEPALPQLQSETDTSDMPEDDHKVTVKTESSPPAKNETKDSFLEDFLGDVFYIRSEPAKSSLELAQAETEQYKTTSVPSERVFSTAGDIVTQQRASLKPEHVDMLVFLKKKSENDSDINLSTVMATGKLFKCFERDR, from the exons atgggtcacctcatgggggtctgccGTTCAGctgagggtgtgtcacctgggggtatctacatgggtcacctcatggaGGTCTGCCGTTCAGctgagggtgtgtcacctgggggtatccacatgggtcacctcatgggggtctgccgtctggggcagggtgtgtcacctgggggtatctacatgggtcacctcatgggggttTGCCGTTCAGCTGAGGGTGTGTCACttgggggtatctacatgggtcacctcatgggggtctgccGTTCAGCTGAGGGTGTGACACCTGGGGGTATCCACATGGGTCACTTCATGGGGGTCtgccatctgggggagggtgtgtcacctgggggtatctacatgggtcacctcatatgggtctgctgtctggggcagggtgtgtcacctgggggtatccacatgggtcacctcatgggggtctgccGTTTGGG AAGTGCAAAAGCTTCCTCACTTCTACAAAGCAAAGCTCATATGCTTGGATTGCCTTCGCACAAGCTGGTGATTGATGTTGTGACACGATGGAACTCCTATGATATGCTGCAAAGATACCTGGAAATGCAGCTGGCTGTGATAACAACGTTGCGGTCCAAGGAGCTGGGGCCCCCAAAGGATCTGAACACAATCAGTGATGAGGATCTGACGTTGATGGAGGAGCTTGTGAATTTCCTTCAGCCAATCAAGGAAATAACGGTCTTGATGTGCTATGAGAGTTGCCCTATCATTTCAATCATTCAACCCATCCAGCATCGGCTGCTGCAGTCTGTCCTCATCCAAAAGGAAGATGACTCACCTCCTATCAGGGACATGAAAAAGATCATGATGGATGACTTGAGCAACAGGTATACTGTGCAGAAGGACATGCTGTCCCTTGCCTCAGCTATTGATCCAAGATTCAAGATCTTACCCTACTTCAATGCAGAAGAGAGGTTTGATGTGTACAGCAAGCTCACAACGCAGGTTGCAGCCATGTGGGATAGTGTTCCACAAGGTGTAAAGGTGAAGACTGAACCAGACGCTGAACCAGCTCTTCCTCAGCTTCAAAGTGAGACTGATACAAGTGACATGCCAGAGGATGATCACAAAGTCACAGTGAAAACAGAGTCCAGCCCTCCTGCAAAGAATGAAACCAAGGATTCTTTCTTGGAGGATTTCTTGGGAGATGTCTTTTACATTAGGTCAGAGCCTGCAAAATCATCCCTTGAACTTGCACAGGCTGAAACAGAGCAATACAAGA CTACAAGTGTGCCCTCTGAAAGGGTTTTTTCAACTGCTGGTGATATTGTTACACAGCAAAGAGCAAGTCTTAAGCCAGAACATGTTGACATGTTGGtgtttttgaagaaaaaatctgaaaatgact CTGACATCAACTTATCCACAGTTATGGCAACCGGCAAGTTGTTTAAGTGTTTTGAGCGTGACCGTTGA